The following coding sequences are from one Strix uralensis isolate ZFMK-TIS-50842 chromosome 6, bStrUra1, whole genome shotgun sequence window:
- the B3GALT1 gene encoding beta-1,3-galactosyltransferase 1, which yields MASKVSCLYILTVVCWASALWYLSITRPTSSYTGHRQLSSISIARKNVSFGNIRTRPINPHSFDFLINEPNKCEKSAPFLVILISTTHKEFDARQAIRETWGDENNFKGIKIATLFLLGKNADPVLNQMVEQESQIFHDIIVEDFIDSYHNLTLKTLMGMRWVATFCSKAKYVMKTDSDIFVNMDNLIYKLLKPNTKPRRRYFTGYVINGGPIRDVRSKWYMPRDLYPDSNYPPFCSGTGYIFSADVAELIYKTSLHTRLLHLEDVYVGLCLRKLGIHPFQNSGFNHWKMAYSLCRYRRVITVHQITPEEMHRIWNDMSSKKHLRC from the coding sequence ATGGCTTCAAAGGTCTCATGCTTATACATTTTGACAGTAGTTTGTTGGGCAAGCGCTCTTTGGTACTTAAGTATAACTCGTCCTACTTCTTCCTACACTGGCCACAGACAGCTCAGCAGCATATCCATAGCCAGAAAAAACGTTTCATTTGGCAACATAAGAACTCGACCTATAAATCCACATTCCTTTGACTTTCTTATCAATGAACCCAACAAATGTGAGAAGAGTGCCCCTTTCTTGGTCATTCTTATCAGTACAACTCACAAAGAGTTTGATGCAAGGCAAGCCATCCGAGAAACATGGGGAGACGAAAACAACTTTAAAGGAATTAAAATCGCCACACTATTTCTTCTCGGAAAAAATGCAGATCCTGTGTTAAATCAAATGGTAGAGCAAGAAAGCCAAATTTTTCACGACATTATTGTGGAGGATTTTATCGACTCTTATCATAACCTCACTCTGAAAACGTTAATGGGGATGAGGTGGGTAGCAACATTTTGTTCAAAAGCAAAGTATGTTATGAAGACAGACAgtgatatttttgtaaatatggATAATCTTATTTATAAGCTGCTCAAACCTAACACCAAGCCAAGGAGAAGGTACTTCACTGGTTACGTTATAAATGGAGGACCAATAAGAGATGTTCGCAGTAAGTGGTATATGCCAAGAGATTTGTATCCCGACAGCAATTACCCACCCTTCTGTTCAGGCACCGGCTACATTTTTTCAGCTGACGTAGCAGAACTGATTTACAAAACCTCCCTTCATACCAGACTACTTCATCTTGAAGATGTGTACGTTGGACTCTGTCTTCGGAAGCTGGGCATTCACCCCTTCCAAAACAGTGGCTTCAACCACTGGAAAATGGCCTACAGCTTGTGCAGGTACCGCAGGGTGATCACAGTGCACCAGATAACACCAGAAGAAATGCACAGAATTTGGAATGACATGTCCAGCAAGAAACATCTTAGATGTTAA